The segment GGCACGCCGATGGCCTACCGCGCGACCCGCTTCCCGGGCGAGATGCACTTCTACGCGGCCACGCTCGACCATCCCGAAGCCTTCGCCCCCACCCAGCACGTCCACAGTGCCGAGGCGCTGCCGTGGATCGCGCTTGCCGATGGTCTGCCATGCCGATGACCCCCGCCACCCCCTACCGCGCGCAGGCGCCGCAGGACTGGGGCGCGGTGCTGCGGCTGATCCAGATCGCCTTCGCCGGGATGGAGGGGCGGATCGACCCGCCGTCCTCGATGCACCACCTGACGGTGGCCGACATCGCCCGGCAAGCCGAGGAAGCCGAGGTCTGGCTGATCGGTGCGAAACCGGTGGCCTGTGTGTTCCTGACGCCGAAGCCGGGAATGCTGCATATCGGCAAGCTGGCGGTTGATGCCGCGCATCGCGGGCAGGGGCTGGCGCGGGCGCTGATTGCCACGGCCGAGGCCCGCGCCCGTGCGCTGGGCCTGCCGCTGCTGGAACTGCAAAGCCGGGTGGAGCTGCTGGAAAACCACGCCACCTTCGCGGCGCTGGGCTTCCGGCAGACCG is part of the Paracoccaceae bacterium Fryx2 genome and harbors:
- a CDS encoding GNAT family N-acetyltransferase, whose translation is MTPATPYRAQAPQDWGAVLRLIQIAFAGMEGRIDPPSSMHHLTVADIARQAEEAEVWLIGAKPVACVFLTPKPGMLHIGKLAVDAAHRGQGLARALIATAEARARALGLPLLELQSRVELLENHATFAALGFRQTGATAHPGYLRPTSLTFARPV